The bacterium region CGGATGGTTTTGATTCTGAACCGCTCCGCCCCGGCCGCCATGGCTCCGGGAGTGAAGCAGCCCCGGCCGGGGGGCCGGGGCTTGTCGATGCAGGCACAAGAACCCCTCACTTGATGAAGAGCAGCTTGGTCGTGGCCACGCCGGCCGGGTGCTCGGCACGCAGCACATAGAGCCCGCTGGCCTGTCCGCTGAAATCCAGCAGCTCGCTGCTGCGGCCGGCCGGGCGCAGGCCCAGCTCGCGGCTCCAGGCCAGGCGGCCGGCCAGGTCGAAGGCCTGCAGGCGCACGGGGCCGGGTCGGGACAGCTCCAGTTCCAGGCGCGTGACCGGGTTGAAGGGGTTGGGGTAGAGGCCGGCGATCTGCAGGCCGCGCGGCGCCACGGCGGGCGCCTCCACATCGTTGAAGTCCCCTGTGCCGCCGGCCTGATGATAGCGCGCGGCGAACTCCTGCAGGTATTGGTTGGCGATCAAGGCGTCGTGGAAGATGATGGTGTTCTCGTCGTTCTGGTTCTCCGCCGAATTGGACCAGTTGTAGCTGCCCGCGATGACCAGGGGCTGGCTTTGGGGGGCCTCGGCGTCGATCACCAGATACTTGTGGTGCAGGATGCCGGTCCCCGCCGTGACATGGATGTCCGCCCCCGCCTCCTGGAGCAGGGTCCACTCGCTGAACTGGTCGCCCTGGGTGTCGAACACGCCCCGCACGGCGGCGCCGCGCAGGTGGGCGTCGCGCATGGCGTAGCCGATCTCGTTGCGGGTGAATGAGAAGATGCAGAAATAGGCGGCCTGGTCCACCGTGGCCAGGGCGTTGACGATGCGCTGGCTGACGTTGTCACCCTGGCTGAACCAGATCTCCACTGGCACGCCGCCCACCAGGAAGTAGTGGGGCGTGTTGTTGGCCTTGTGCTCGCCGAAGCGGGAATTGACCGCGCTGGGCGTCATGCCCGCCGCGCCCCACATCTCGTTGAACTCCAGCGTGTAGGCCCGCGCCACTGCCTGGTCGGCGATGAGGATGGCGTTGTCCTTGGCGAAGATGCCGTTGTTGGATGGCACGTCGATCAGGTTGACGCTGCCCGTCCACACGCGGTCGTTGGCGGGGTCGCCGTCCGCCGCGTCGAAGACCATGAACTTGTTGTGCTGGATGCCTGACGAGGCGTGTTGGCCGAAGCTGTTGTCGATGACCGTGATGCCGGCGTTGACCAGTTGCTGCACCTGGCTCTGGGCGTGGTCGGCGTCATAGATGAAGCGCACGGCCACGCCGCGGTTGTGGGCGTTGATGAGGGCGGTGGCGACGGCGTTGATGTTGAGGCTGTAGATGGCGCAGTCGATGCTGGTCTCGGCCGCGTCGATGAGCGCCGTCAGGCGGCCGACGATCTCGTTCTGCTGGTTGTGCTGGGCTTCGTTGCCGGGCAGGGCGTGCTCCAGCTCGGCGTCCTTGGTGAAGAAGATGTCGATGGTGCCGGGGCTGCCCAGGGAGACGGTGGAGAACCAGTGGTTGTTGCCCATGCTGGCGCCGCTCTCGTCGGCCGATCCCACCCGCGTCCAGTAGGGCGTGCCCGGCGCGAGGCCGCCGATGGTGAAATCGTGCTGTGTGCCGAGGATCTCCACTTCCACGCTGTCCAGGGGGACGCCGTCCACCCCGCCCCAGACGCAGATGGTCGTGCCGGGAACGCGCGTGGTCCACTCCAGGCGGACCGAGGAGCTGCTGTGCTCCGACTCCCAGGGTCCGCCCGTGATGCCCGGCCCCACCGTGTGGATGAGGTCGTCGGCGAAGCGGGGCTGCAGTTGGTAGCCGCTGTGGTAGGGCGCGCTGACGTCGTACTGGCCCAGCACGCCGATGATGTCGAAGGTGTCCGAGGGGATGGGGGTGCCCACCAGACCGGAGGTGGAGGCGACGCGGAGCTGGCCCGTGCCCGTGGCGTCCGTGATGTTGTAGTTGGTGTTGCCGGCCCAGGAACCCGACCCCGCCACCGTCACGCCGTTGACGCGCAGCAGCATGCCCTCGTAGGGTTCGCCCGAGGCGCCCTGGCCGTTGATCTGGGCGATGGTCACCTCAAGGGGCGCCACCTCCACGCCGGTGGCGTGCAGGGCGAGCAACTCGGCGGGAGTCAGCTCCATCAATCCATTGAAGTGGGTGACGGTGCCCAGCACGGTCACGTCGTCGCCCACGTCCACGGCGGCGGAGAAGGAAGCGCTGTAGCACACGGCGCCACCCGTGGCGTCCTGCAGGTAGACGGCGATGCCTTGCTGGGTGTCCGCCGTCACCACGCCGCGGATGACCACGGTTTGGCCGAGCAGGAGGGGCAGGCCGTCGGGGCCGTTGACGTGCAGCTCCTCGATGGGCATGGGATCGCCGATGACCATGATCGCCGGCGAGGCCAGGATGGCCACGGGCGTGCCGCCCTCCACCGCCGTGCGCACGGTCATGACATGGTTGCCGCTGTTCATGGGATGAGCCACGTCGTAGAGCGTGAACACGCCGGTGGCTGCTCCGGACAGCGAGGCCGAGACGACGCGGAGGGTGTCGCCGGCGTTCTGCAGGGCCGCTCCCTGGAAGCCGGCGCCGCCCAGGGACAGGTCGGCCGGGATCCAGCCGGGGGCCAGGATCAAATCCACCGTGGTCAGCTCATGGTCCTCGGCGGTGACGGTGATGGAGAAGGTGAGGGGCGCCGGGTTGTCCACCATGGCGATGGAGCAGACGGCCGTGCCACTGCCGTTGGTGAGCGGGACGTCCGGTTCGGGCGGGGAGAGGCGGTTCTGGGGGTTGCTGGCGGCGGCGCTGGGGTGGATGACGAAGTCCGCGCTGTTGTTGTTGGCGTCCCAGCCGTTGCCCTCCCCGGCATGGGCGCCGCCGGGGGCCATGTCGGTCTGGGTGGAATTGGCGAAGGCCTTGCGCTCGTAGCTGGCGCCGCGGGGATGGGCCTCGGAGATGACGGTCCCCTCCGGGGTGTCGCCGGCCAGCCAGGCCACGCGGTCGATGGTGACGAGGGCGGGGGTGACCAGACGCACGTGGCCGCCCGTGTTGCCCAGGCCGGGCGCCACGGTGCTGGGATAGTCCGGGGTCACGGACAGGGCCGTGCCGCCGTAGAGCAGGAAGCGCCGGGGCTGCAGGGTCTCGCCGGTGGGAAAAGTGACCTTGTCCTGCCAGGTGGTCCCCGTCGAGGACTTGTACTGGAGCTTCCAGCCGCCGATGTCCACCGGCTCGTCGGTGGGATTGTGGATCTCCACGAATTCCTCGTTGACGCCGGACAGCTCGTAGAAGCGCAGCTCGCTGATGACGGGATGATCGGCCTGCTGGGCCAGCGCCCGCCCCGCCAGCGCAAGGACGGCCATCACCAGGAATCTTGTCACGCGTTTCATCATGATCTCCCATGTCATGCGCGGCCGTGGCCGCGCTCCTCAAGTTCCATCGG contains the following coding sequences:
- a CDS encoding phospholipase D-like domain-containing protein, translating into MKRVTRFLVMAVLALAGRALAQQADHPVISELRFYELSGVNEEFVEIHNPTDEPVDIGGWKLQYKSSTGTTWQDKVTFPTGETLQPRRFLLYGGTALSVTPDYPSTVAPGLGNTGGHVRLVTPALVTIDRVAWLAGDTPEGTVISEAHPRGASYERKAFANSTQTDMAPGGAHAGEGNGWDANNNSADFVIHPSAAASNPQNRLSPPEPDVPLTNGSGTAVCSIAMVDNPAPLTFSITVTAEDHELTTVDLILAPGWIPADLSLGGAGFQGAALQNAGDTLRVVSASLSGAATGVFTLYDVAHPMNSGNHVMTVRTAVEGGTPVAILASPAIMVIGDPMPIEELHVNGPDGLPLLLGQTVVIRGVVTADTQQGIAVYLQDATGGAVCYSASFSAAVDVGDDVTVLGTVTHFNGLMELTPAELLALHATGVEVAPLEVTIAQINGQGASGEPYEGMLLRVNGVTVAGSGSWAGNTNYNITDATGTGQLRVASTSGLVGTPIPSDTFDIIGVLGQYDVSAPYHSGYQLQPRFADDLIHTVGPGITGGPWESEHSSSSVRLEWTTRVPGTTICVWGGVDGVPLDSVEVEILGTQHDFTIGGLAPGTPYWTRVGSADESGASMGNNHWFSTVSLGSPGTIDIFFTKDAELEHALPGNEAQHNQQNEIVGRLTALIDAAETSIDCAIYSLNINAVATALINAHNRGVAVRFIYDADHAQSQVQQLVNAGITVIDNSFGQHASSGIQHNKFMVFDAADGDPANDRVWTGSVNLIDVPSNNGIFAKDNAILIADQAVARAYTLEFNEMWGAAGMTPSAVNSRFGEHKANNTPHYFLVGGVPVEIWFSQGDNVSQRIVNALATVDQAAYFCIFSFTRNEIGYAMRDAHLRGAAVRGVFDTQGDQFSEWTLLQEAGADIHVTAGTGILHHKYLVIDAEAPQSQPLVIAGSYNWSNSAENQNDENTIIFHDALIANQYLQEFAARYHQAGGTGDFNDVEAPAVAPRGLQIAGLYPNPFNPVTRLELELSRPGPVRLQAFDLAGRLAWSRELGLRPAGRSSELLDFSGQASGLYVLRAEHPAGVATTKLLFIK